A portion of the bacterium genome contains these proteins:
- a CDS encoding D-alanine--D-alanine ligase yields MKVGVLMGGWSPEKKVSMMSGKNVVEGLRKAGVKAVGVTLTNADKNAQRLGKRLKAGKFDLVFIALHGTFGEDGQLQALLDKWGIPYTGSGALACGLAMHKGCSKLVFEAGKLPTAPWVAVHRSTAPKAWAQGVKFPLPWVVKPADSGSAIGVTLVRDKKAFPAAVRKAFRTSEWAVVERYVAGTEVTVSVLGERALPVIEILPVNEFYDYDSKYTPGHSAHIIPARIPASARAKVQALSLKAGKALGCRDYYRVDLIVPAKGEPQILEVNTAPGMTATSLVPDAAKAAGIAFPALLKRICQMALKKGRN; encoded by the coding sequence ATGAAAGTCGGAGTCCTGATGGGGGGCTGGAGCCCCGAAAAGAAGGTCTCGATGATGTCGGGCAAGAACGTGGTCGAGGGACTGCGCAAGGCGGGTGTGAAGGCCGTCGGCGTGACGCTCACCAACGCCGACAAGAACGCCCAGCGCCTGGGAAAGCGCTTGAAGGCCGGGAAGTTCGACCTGGTCTTCATCGCCCTGCACGGGACCTTCGGGGAGGACGGGCAATTGCAGGCCCTGCTGGACAAATGGGGGATCCCCTACACGGGATCGGGGGCCTTGGCCTGCGGACTGGCCATGCACAAAGGCTGTTCCAAGCTGGTCTTCGAGGCCGGGAAATTGCCGACGGCCCCTTGGGTCGCCGTCCACCGCTCCACCGCGCCCAAGGCCTGGGCCCAGGGTGTGAAATTCCCCTTGCCCTGGGTGGTGAAACCGGCGGACTCGGGTTCCGCCATCGGGGTGACCCTGGTCCGGGACAAGAAGGCGTTCCCGGCGGCGGTCCGCAAGGCCTTCCGGACCAGCGAGTGGGCGGTGGTGGAGCGATACGTGGCCGGGACCGAGGTGACCGTGTCCGTGCTGGGGGAAAGGGCCCTGCCGGTCATCGAGATCCTGCCGGTGAACGAATTCTACGATTACGACTCGAAATACACACCGGGTCATTCGGCCCACATCATCCCGGCCCGTATCCCGGCGAGCGCCCGGGCCAAGGTCCAGGCCCTGTCCCTGAAGGCGGGGAAGGCCCTGGGATGCCGGGACTACTACCGGGTGGACCTGATCGTTCCGGCCAAGGGGGAACCCCAGATCCTGGAGGTGAATACGGCCCCGGGTATGACCGCCACCAGCCTGGTGCCGGACGCGGCCAAGGCCGCCGGGATCGCTTTTCCGGCCCTTTTGAAAAGGATCTGCCAGATGGCCCTGAAGAAGGGGAGGAATTAA